A window from Corynebacterium urogenitale encodes these proteins:
- a CDS encoding bifunctional metallophosphatase/5'-nucleotidase, translating into MEKDGVKIGYVGVVTEEVPTLVSPDGIQGLTFKDPAAAANTEAQRLKESGEADVVILLTHEGNKASEFDADAVDAVIAGHTHETRSELGQPALVQPASYGTLLADIDVVYDKAKKKVVSVDVTNTTAQDVWEVCGATPDADVEKIVNAARDASEKEGQQVVTTVANDFFRGRNEGADSGSNRGTESSLNSLLADAALYGVNKSSSLNAQIGVMNAGGVRADLAEGELTFAEAYAVQPFGNTMGVVDITGAQLKGLIEEQWKGESAERPVLTLGFSKNVQYSYDPTAAQGQRVSQIYVDGEPVDEDATYRVAGATFLLNEGDGFTSFNTLSGENKVIDSGLLDVDVFNTYLKDHQNVEVRKNQTSVGITIEGAQDSGALTPGSKVTVKLSSLSYTASESKPSKVEVELIGDTTETALASVDNAITNQTNETGQAAVTLNVPKGVRELKVTDDNGTTFTQPVVAMDSDSNGNGEGPLGSEDSSSTSSSGSGAGNAGTMGIIAGVFGVVAALLGGAWWAYDHGKLPRELTKAIDAVLKR; encoded by the coding sequence ATGGAAAAAGACGGAGTCAAGATTGGTTATGTCGGAGTGGTCACCGAGGAGGTGCCAACGCTCGTATCACCCGATGGTATTCAAGGTTTGACGTTTAAGGATCCAGCGGCGGCTGCAAACACCGAGGCTCAACGGCTGAAAGAATCTGGGGAAGCCGATGTTGTGATCCTGTTGACGCACGAGGGTAACAAGGCATCGGAATTCGACGCAGACGCCGTGGATGCGGTCATCGCTGGCCACACCCACGAGACCCGCTCCGAACTTGGACAGCCAGCGCTCGTGCAACCCGCTTCCTACGGCACTCTGCTGGCAGATATTGACGTGGTTTATGACAAGGCCAAGAAGAAGGTTGTTTCCGTCGATGTAACCAACACCACCGCGCAAGACGTGTGGGAGGTCTGCGGTGCAACGCCCGACGCAGACGTGGAGAAAATCGTCAATGCTGCCCGCGATGCATCGGAGAAGGAAGGGCAGCAGGTCGTCACGACGGTGGCCAATGATTTCTTCCGTGGCCGCAATGAAGGCGCTGACTCCGGATCGAATCGCGGCACGGAAAGTTCTCTGAACTCTCTGTTGGCAGACGCCGCGCTCTATGGAGTAAATAAGTCTTCCTCGCTAAATGCCCAGATTGGCGTGATGAATGCCGGTGGCGTACGCGCTGACCTTGCAGAAGGCGAACTCACTTTTGCGGAGGCCTATGCTGTCCAGCCTTTCGGTAACACAATGGGTGTCGTCGATATCACCGGGGCGCAACTCAAGGGGCTCATCGAGGAACAATGGAAAGGAGAGAGCGCGGAGCGCCCGGTTCTCACGCTCGGCTTCTCCAAGAATGTGCAGTATTCATACGACCCGACTGCTGCGCAGGGTCAGCGAGTGAGCCAGATCTACGTCGATGGAGAGCCGGTTGACGAGGATGCGACCTACCGAGTTGCCGGTGCGACATTCTTGCTCAATGAAGGAGACGGATTCACCTCCTTCAACACCCTGTCGGGCGAAAACAAAGTCATCGACAGTGGACTGCTCGACGTGGATGTTTTCAACACCTATCTGAAGGATCACCAGAACGTCGAGGTGCGAAAGAACCAGACCTCTGTGGGAATTACCATCGAGGGGGCACAAGATTCTGGAGCGTTGACCCCTGGTTCTAAGGTGACAGTCAAGCTGTCCTCCTTGTCCTACACTGCATCTGAATCTAAGCCTTCCAAGGTCGAGGTTGAGCTGATTGGCGATACGACTGAAACCGCGTTAGCAAGTGTGGACAACGCCATTACGAACCAGACCAATGAAACAGGCCAGGCTGCCGTCACCCTGAACGTTCCGAAGGGCGTACGCGAACTGAAGGTCACCGATGATAATGGGACAACCTTTACTCAGCCGGTGGTCGCGATGGATTCTGATTCCAATGGGAACGGCGAGGGACCATTGGGGTCCGAAGACTCCTCCAGCACCTCTAGTAGCGGTTCGGGTGCTGGCAATGCCGGCACCATGGGCATCATCGCAGGAGTCTTCGGTGTGGTCGCCGCACTTCTGGGTGGTGCGTGGTGGGCATATGACCACGGTAAGTTGCCGCGCGAGCTGACTAAGGCCATCGACGCAGTGCTCAAGCGATAA
- a CDS encoding bifunctional UDP-sugar hydrolase/5'-nucleotidase, translated as MDRTARLRATAISLAIIPSLVFSGSSAAQAAESDQVSLNILGITDFHGHIEEVVEDGQATEMGAAALACYVDKEREANPNTSLVSAGDNIGGSPFISSILRDKPTLDALNSMGLEVSAVGNHEFDQGFDDLSGRVSIDGTGEA; from the coding sequence GTGGATCGCACCGCACGCCTTCGAGCAACAGCTATCTCCTTAGCTATTATCCCGTCCCTCGTTTTTTCTGGTAGCTCAGCGGCCCAAGCCGCGGAATCTGATCAGGTATCGCTCAACATCCTGGGCATTACCGATTTCCACGGGCACATCGAAGAAGTAGTCGAGGACGGACAAGCAACAGAAATGGGTGCCGCCGCGTTGGCGTGTTACGTGGATAAAGAGCGGGAGGCAAACCCCAACACTTCTCTTGTCTCGGCCGGCGATAACATCGGTGGCTCCCCGTTCATCTCCTCTATTTTGCGAGATAAGCCCACTTTGGATGCGTTGAACTCAATGGGTCTAGAAGTCTCCGCCGTCGGTAATCACGAGTTTGACCAGGGGTTCGATGACCTCTCCGGGCGAGTATCCATCGATGGAACTGGCGAGGCTTAA
- the hisS gene encoding histidine--tRNA ligase, whose protein sequence is MTDKASKKKFKALQAPKGVPDYVPPASAEFRAVKERFTRTAHEAGYEHIELPIFEETSLFARGVGESTDVVSKEMYTFADRGERSVTLRPEGTAGVMRAVIQHNLDRGQLPVKLVYNGPFFRYERPQAGRYRQLQQVGVEAIGVDDPALDAEIIALADRCFRSVGLAGYRLELTSLGDGSDRPAYREKLQTFLRGLPLDEETQRRAEINPLRVLDDKRPEMQEMLAEAPLMLDHLSAESRAHFESVTGLLDDLGIAYTINPRMVRGLDYYTKTCFEFVHDGLGAQSGIGGGGRYDGLMAQLGGQDLSGIGFGLGVDRTLLALEAEGKKASSGRRVDVYGVPLGAEAKREMVRIVDHLRAAGISADMSYGDRGLKGAMKGADRAGALFALVLGESELETGSVAVKDLKDHDQQEVALNDVVTHIRGCLGNHS, encoded by the coding sequence GTGACTGATAAGGCATCGAAGAAGAAGTTCAAGGCATTGCAGGCACCTAAGGGAGTGCCGGATTACGTGCCACCCGCATCCGCTGAGTTTCGCGCCGTGAAAGAGCGCTTCACTCGCACAGCACATGAGGCGGGATACGAGCACATTGAATTGCCTATCTTCGAGGAAACTTCCCTCTTCGCTCGCGGGGTTGGCGAATCCACCGACGTGGTGAGCAAGGAGATGTACACTTTCGCCGATCGCGGTGAGCGTTCGGTGACATTGCGACCCGAGGGTACCGCGGGCGTGATGCGGGCCGTCATCCAGCACAACCTCGACCGTGGCCAGCTTCCAGTAAAGCTCGTCTACAACGGCCCGTTTTTCCGTTACGAGCGCCCACAGGCCGGCCGTTACCGTCAGCTGCAGCAAGTCGGTGTTGAGGCAATTGGTGTGGATGATCCGGCGCTCGACGCAGAGATCATTGCCCTGGCTGATCGCTGCTTCCGCTCCGTAGGCTTGGCTGGTTATCGCCTTGAACTCACCAGCCTTGGCGATGGTTCCGATCGCCCGGCTTATCGCGAGAAACTTCAGACATTCTTGCGCGGTCTACCGCTGGATGAGGAAACGCAACGGCGTGCGGAGATCAATCCGCTGCGCGTGCTGGATGATAAGCGCCCGGAGATGCAGGAGATGCTCGCAGAAGCACCGCTGATGCTCGATCACTTGTCTGCGGAATCTCGAGCACATTTCGAAAGCGTGACAGGCCTGTTGGATGATCTGGGCATCGCGTACACGATTAATCCTCGCATGGTGCGCGGTTTGGACTATTACACCAAGACTTGCTTCGAGTTTGTTCACGATGGCCTCGGCGCGCAGTCCGGTATCGGCGGTGGTGGCCGTTACGACGGGTTGATGGCCCAACTGGGTGGCCAAGACTTAAGTGGCATCGGCTTCGGCCTCGGGGTGGACCGCACTCTTCTGGCTCTGGAAGCAGAAGGAAAGAAGGCTTCCTCAGGGCGACGCGTGGATGTCTACGGCGTGCCACTCGGAGCCGAGGCGAAGCGGGAAATGGTGCGCATCGTCGACCATCTGCGTGCTGCTGGCATCAGCGCAGACATGAGCTACGGCGACCGCGGCCTCAAAGGCGCGATGAAGGGCGCCGATCGAGCAGGTGCGCTCTTCGCGCTTGTCCTGGGAGAGTCCGAGTTGGAGACCGGTTCCGTGGCTGTGAAGGATCTCAAGGATCACGACCAGCAAGAGGTCGCACTCAATGATGTCGTTACCCATATCCGGGGCTGCCTAGGAAACCACAGCTAG
- a CDS encoding MBL fold metallo-hydrolase, with product MTQDKQAQRNPLPETTGLVGFVAGPLETNCYVLVDQSRGDRDTSASAVVIDPGMGAYAAVTQLAEQHNFHVESVVLTHGHIDHIRDAAEFDVPVFVHPADREMLNADWSGLSNFAELFDVASMRTPSDIRELGESIEMGGVVWEIHHMPGHSPGSVMFRTPGLIIGGDVLFRGGVGRTDLPGSSPEDMLLSLKKLVHEFADSDVVLSGHGPQTTVGEEKRTNPFLHSVV from the coding sequence ATGACACAAGACAAACAGGCTCAACGGAACCCTTTGCCGGAGACTACTGGACTGGTCGGTTTCGTGGCCGGTCCACTGGAAACCAATTGCTATGTCCTTGTTGACCAGTCCCGGGGCGATAGGGATACATCGGCGTCCGCAGTCGTAATTGACCCAGGAATGGGTGCCTACGCGGCGGTCACGCAATTGGCTGAGCAGCACAATTTTCATGTTGAATCCGTCGTTCTCACGCACGGGCACATTGATCACATCCGTGATGCCGCGGAGTTCGACGTCCCTGTGTTCGTACATCCTGCCGACCGTGAGATGCTCAATGCAGACTGGTCTGGGCTCTCTAACTTTGCTGAATTGTTCGACGTCGCGTCGATGCGTACCCCAAGTGACATTCGAGAATTGGGGGAGAGCATTGAGATGGGAGGAGTCGTCTGGGAGATCCACCACATGCCAGGCCACTCTCCAGGTTCAGTCATGTTCCGCACACCGGGGCTCATCATCGGAGGAGATGTTCTTTTCCGGGGTGGAGTAGGGCGCACAGACCTGCCGGGTTCCTCTCCGGAGGACATGCTGTTATCCCTGAAGAAGCTCGTCCATGAATTCGCCGATAGTGACGTCGTTCTCAGTGGACATGGACCACAGACGACGGTCGGTGAGGAGAAAAGGACCAACCCGTTCCTCCACTCCGTGGTCTAG
- a CDS encoding peptidylprolyl isomerase, with the protein MPNKDRRDAALNNLQRSIKSRDRKAKVAPLGVIFATLAVLVVFVGGIWYATTYTPDADDTDTTAQDAPEMENAALPSGPLQPYGDTISCEYTTSGDASKEVEPPANGEVATSGTVRIELATNKGSIPLELDRGTSPCTVNSFEHLADSKYFNDTICHRQVKSEDMGILQCGDPTGTGTGGPGYSFADEFPSNGVEADQAQNPLTYPRGTLAMANSGPNTNGSQFFLVINDTTLPPSYNVFGTITEDGLKTLDKIQEKDPNGEKPAEEIKIEKATVES; encoded by the coding sequence ATGCCGAATAAGGATCGCCGCGACGCTGCATTGAATAACCTGCAGCGAAGCATCAAGAGCCGCGACCGAAAAGCGAAAGTCGCGCCGCTGGGCGTCATCTTCGCGACACTGGCTGTCCTCGTGGTCTTCGTGGGCGGCATCTGGTACGCCACCACCTACACCCCTGATGCCGACGACACCGATACCACCGCCCAGGACGCCCCTGAGATGGAAAACGCAGCCCTACCTTCAGGGCCCCTCCAGCCTTATGGGGACACGATTTCCTGTGAATACACCACGTCCGGAGATGCTTCCAAGGAGGTCGAGCCACCGGCCAACGGCGAGGTGGCAACCTCCGGTACCGTTCGCATTGAGTTGGCCACCAACAAGGGAAGCATTCCACTCGAGCTCGATCGTGGCACCTCACCCTGCACCGTCAATTCCTTCGAACACCTTGCGGATTCCAAGTACTTCAATGACACCATCTGCCACCGCCAGGTAAAGTCCGAGGACATGGGCATCCTTCAGTGCGGTGATCCAACAGGCACGGGCACCGGTGGCCCTGGCTACTCCTTCGCTGATGAGTTCCCATCAAACGGCGTTGAGGCTGATCAAGCTCAAAACCCGCTGACTTACCCGCGAGGCACCCTCGCAATGGCGAACTCCGGCCCGAACACGAACGGCTCCCAGTTCTTCCTCGTGATTAACGACACCACGCTCCCACCGTCCTACAACGTCTTCGGCACGATCACCGAGGATGGTCTGAAGACGCTCGACAAGATCCAAGAGAAGGATCCGAACGGCGAGAAGCCCGCTGAGGAAATTAAGATCGAGAAGGCAACCGTAGAGTCCTAG
- a CDS encoding RelA/SpoT family protein gives MSNEKSSLWMAARIARSLTGSGRAKINPVLGPLLTVHRRYHPRAEVEVLNRAYETAERLHEGVFRKSGEPYITHPLAVATIAAEIGMDTTTLAAALLHDTVEDTDYSLDDLTRDFGEEVARLVDGVTKLDKVALGSAAEAETIRKMIVAMAHDPRVLVIKVADRLHNMRTMRFLPPEKQAKKARQTLEVIAPLAHRLGMATVKWELEDLSFAILYPKKYDEIVRLVADRAPKRDQYLARVKSEIEQSMHKLGLVAEVVGRPKHYWSIYQKMINRGHEFDEIFDLVGIRILVDTVRDCYAAVGAIHTLYQPMPGRFKDYISSPRFGVYQSLHTTVIGPDTKPLEVQIRTHEMHNNAEFGIAAHWRYKETRGTHSGDKNEVDQMAWMRQLLDWQKEAADPNEFLDNLRYDLSTNQIFVFTPKGDAVTLPTDSTPVDFAYAVHTEVGHRCIGAKVNGKLVALESPLKTGDKIEIFTSKDQHAGPSKDWTTFVVSPRAKSKIRQWFAKERREEAADKGRDLLASEVQRGGHSVHHLFTPEALRFIATELRKPDVDALYASIGRNEISAEHVMKMLVEAYGTDEDADEVILPRTAASSRIANTPQEGRGDGSGILVQGQADFSAKLAKCCTPVPGDRIFGFVTKGGGISVHRTDCTNAEKLHSEPERIIEVSWASSFHNAVFMVTIQIEGLDRNGLLSEVTRVVSDQKVPITATSSHTADDRVAMIRFTFEVSDTKQLGYLMNQLRNVEGVYDVYRVTTGG, from the coding sequence ATGAGTAATGAAAAGAGCTCGTTGTGGATGGCAGCCCGCATAGCGCGCAGCCTCACAGGGTCCGGCCGAGCGAAGATCAACCCGGTGCTCGGACCGTTGCTCACGGTACATCGCCGTTACCATCCGCGTGCGGAGGTAGAAGTCCTCAATCGGGCGTATGAGACAGCGGAGCGGCTGCACGAAGGCGTATTCCGCAAATCGGGTGAGCCTTATATCACCCATCCATTGGCGGTGGCGACAATTGCCGCGGAAATCGGCATGGACACGACCACCCTGGCGGCGGCGTTGCTGCACGACACCGTGGAGGATACCGACTACTCCCTCGACGATCTCACCCGGGACTTCGGCGAGGAGGTCGCACGTCTTGTCGATGGCGTGACAAAGCTGGATAAGGTGGCACTTGGTTCGGCCGCTGAGGCAGAGACGATCCGCAAGATGATTGTGGCAATGGCTCACGATCCTCGAGTGTTGGTGATTAAGGTGGCCGACCGCCTGCACAACATGCGCACAATGCGTTTTCTCCCTCCGGAAAAGCAAGCCAAGAAGGCTCGTCAAACTTTGGAAGTGATCGCCCCGCTTGCTCACAGGCTGGGCATGGCGACAGTGAAGTGGGAACTTGAAGATCTCTCTTTCGCCATTCTGTACCCGAAAAAGTACGACGAGATCGTTCGCTTGGTCGCTGATCGGGCTCCGAAGCGCGATCAGTATCTCGCACGGGTGAAGTCCGAGATCGAACAATCGATGCACAAGTTGGGGCTGGTCGCCGAAGTTGTGGGTAGGCCGAAGCACTACTGGTCGATTTACCAGAAGATGATCAACCGCGGTCACGAGTTTGACGAGATTTTTGACCTTGTCGGCATCCGCATTCTCGTTGACACGGTGCGGGACTGCTACGCCGCCGTGGGCGCGATTCACACCTTGTATCAGCCCATGCCGGGGCGCTTTAAGGATTACATTTCTTCGCCGCGATTTGGGGTGTACCAATCACTGCACACAACCGTGATCGGACCCGATACGAAACCGCTAGAGGTGCAGATTCGCACGCATGAAATGCACAACAACGCGGAGTTCGGTATCGCGGCTCATTGGCGTTACAAGGAAACTCGAGGTACTCATTCCGGCGATAAAAACGAGGTTGACCAGATGGCGTGGATGCGCCAACTGCTCGACTGGCAGAAGGAAGCCGCCGATCCGAACGAGTTCCTTGACAACCTCCGCTACGACCTGTCGACGAATCAGATCTTCGTCTTCACGCCCAAGGGCGATGCGGTAACTCTGCCGACGGATTCGACGCCAGTGGATTTCGCTTATGCAGTCCATACCGAGGTGGGGCATAGGTGCATTGGAGCAAAGGTCAACGGCAAGCTCGTTGCCCTCGAATCTCCTCTGAAAACCGGCGATAAGATCGAGATCTTCACCTCGAAGGACCAGCACGCTGGCCCGTCCAAGGACTGGACGACCTTCGTGGTCTCTCCACGTGCAAAGTCCAAGATCCGCCAGTGGTTCGCCAAAGAACGGCGGGAGGAGGCGGCAGACAAGGGCCGAGACCTCCTCGCCTCAGAAGTCCAGCGTGGTGGCCATTCCGTCCACCACCTGTTCACCCCAGAGGCACTGCGATTCATTGCTACTGAACTTCGCAAACCCGATGTCGACGCACTGTACGCCTCCATCGGACGCAATGAGATTTCCGCAGAGCATGTGATGAAGATGCTTGTGGAGGCGTATGGAACTGACGAGGATGCCGACGAGGTCATCCTGCCACGCACTGCTGCCTCCTCCAGAATCGCAAATACGCCCCAAGAGGGTCGCGGAGACGGATCTGGCATTTTGGTCCAGGGACAAGCGGATTTCTCAGCGAAGTTGGCGAAGTGCTGCACTCCGGTTCCCGGCGATCGCATCTTCGGTTTCGTGACTAAAGGCGGCGGGATTTCGGTGCACCGAACTGACTGTACGAACGCCGAAAAATTGCACTCTGAACCCGAACGAATTATCGAAGTCAGTTGGGCAAGCTCGTTCCATAATGCAGTGTTTATGGTGACCATCCAGATCGAAGGTCTGGACAGAAACGGACTTCTCTCCGAAGTCACCCGCGTAGTCTCTGACCAGAAGGTGCCCATTACCGCCACGAGTTCTCATACGGCGGATGATCGGGTGGCGATGATTCGATTTACCTTCGAAGTCTCCGATACAAAGCAATTGGGCTACTTGATGAATCAATTGCGCAACGTGGAAGGTGTCTACGATGTCTACCGCGTGACAACCGGGGGCTAA
- a CDS encoding adenine phosphoribosyltransferase gives MSTTTPQAGGSPSPAQRPAAEALARLTRIVPGFPSEDIVFEDLTPALADPDSFRAVVRDLADNCRELGADLIGGLDARGFLLGSAVAYELGLGILAVRKGGKLPPPVYREEYDLEYGSAALEIPAEGIPLAGKRILLIDDVLATGGTLEASRKLLERAGATVCGLAVVLEVEVLKGRDRLSDLPLYIVSSGERCGMDNDRKRTPDETA, from the coding sequence ATTTCGACGACAACCCCACAAGCAGGAGGATCTCCTAGTCCTGCTCAGCGTCCAGCAGCAGAGGCGCTCGCGCGGTTGACACGCATCGTCCCAGGCTTTCCCTCAGAGGACATTGTTTTCGAAGACCTCACCCCAGCGTTGGCCGACCCAGATAGTTTTCGTGCTGTGGTGCGCGACCTTGCGGATAACTGCCGCGAACTGGGTGCCGATCTGATTGGAGGGCTCGACGCTCGTGGTTTCCTGCTCGGCAGTGCGGTGGCCTACGAATTGGGCCTCGGCATCCTCGCGGTACGTAAAGGGGGTAAATTGCCACCACCGGTCTACCGTGAGGAATACGACCTGGAGTACGGCTCAGCCGCGTTGGAGATTCCGGCGGAAGGAATTCCGTTGGCAGGCAAGCGCATTCTGCTGATCGATGATGTGCTAGCAACCGGTGGCACCTTGGAAGCATCCCGTAAACTCCTTGAGCGCGCAGGCGCGACAGTTTGCGGGCTCGCAGTTGTGCTCGAAGTTGAGGTACTCAAGGGTCGGGATCGTCTCAGCGATTTGCCGCTTTACATCGTCTCTTCTGGCGAACGTTGCGGAATGGACAACGACCGCAAACGCACTCCCGATGAAACGGCCTGA
- a CDS encoding ABC transporter substrate-binding protein has product MIGIHRRMRQVAAGVTGSAVLASALVACSSEDAREEVEAEKFGYVLPRPIVTMNAGTGIGVATDAEKVAARLYPGAFLAGPDGQLLPNPDLVTATPEPRDAKVVKYEINPQAKYSDGAPVVCDDFLLTQTASTRPDLFGADMPLFSQVSSIDCEAGAKTFTVNFNEGFGARFRELFTPGTVLPSHVVSDKAGVDGVVDVIRNYDENSLAALGQAWQETFTVDKNDPATVPTHGPYKVASRGDKGQLTLAPNPNYAGDKPLQPEVVLWPNTANIKEIVEKGSLAVADLNASEDPSAMGIQEPDFMVEEHESGRVDTLRLDSNGLFALPDMRKAFNACIDREMIVKKIEREMETQITPTGLRMLPTRHPLAQQLERTSRWNMRVDKEFAQQWLNGTTVRIGYLEDVPRYKVLVDGIRESCAQAGVTVEPVPLKADDYGVFGADYDVLLDTRPSFGRNSVTNANGLSSVGAVRKVELALQSEMMTISLTSEPRMTAVEAHVANVSDNAGDAGLSWNMDRWREMPEPVNKPVDTSSLPADNPDAV; this is encoded by the coding sequence ATGATTGGGATTCACCGGCGTATGCGGCAGGTCGCAGCTGGAGTTACGGGATCTGCAGTACTTGCTAGCGCACTAGTTGCCTGTTCCAGCGAGGACGCGAGGGAAGAGGTAGAAGCGGAGAAATTCGGCTATGTGCTACCGCGACCTATCGTCACGATGAACGCCGGTACGGGGATCGGGGTGGCGACGGATGCGGAAAAGGTCGCCGCGCGTCTTTACCCCGGCGCTTTCCTCGCCGGACCGGATGGACAGCTGTTGCCGAACCCGGATCTCGTGACAGCCACTCCGGAACCTCGCGATGCCAAGGTCGTCAAGTACGAGATCAACCCACAGGCCAAATACTCCGATGGCGCTCCGGTGGTATGCGATGACTTCCTCTTGACGCAGACGGCCTCCACCCGGCCGGATCTCTTCGGCGCTGATATGCCTCTGTTCTCACAGGTGTCGTCGATCGATTGTGAAGCGGGAGCGAAGACTTTCACCGTGAACTTCAACGAAGGTTTCGGGGCACGCTTCCGTGAACTTTTCACCCCCGGAACCGTGCTTCCCAGCCATGTAGTGTCAGATAAAGCTGGCGTGGACGGTGTTGTCGATGTGATCCGCAATTATGATGAGAATTCCCTTGCCGCGCTCGGCCAAGCGTGGCAAGAGACTTTCACCGTGGACAAGAATGACCCGGCGACCGTCCCCACACACGGTCCGTACAAGGTAGCCTCCCGCGGAGACAAGGGACAGCTGACACTCGCGCCGAATCCAAACTATGCAGGCGATAAGCCACTGCAGCCGGAGGTCGTGTTGTGGCCGAATACCGCGAACATCAAGGAAATCGTAGAGAAGGGATCCTTGGCGGTTGCAGACCTTAATGCCTCCGAAGATCCTTCCGCGATGGGCATTCAGGAGCCGGACTTCATGGTCGAGGAGCACGAGTCCGGGCGCGTCGATACATTGCGCCTGGATTCCAATGGACTTTTCGCCCTGCCGGATATGCGGAAGGCGTTCAACGCGTGCATTGATCGCGAGATGATCGTGAAGAAGATCGAACGCGAGATGGAAACGCAGATTACGCCTACTGGCCTGCGCATGTTGCCGACCAGGCACCCCTTGGCCCAACAGTTGGAGCGTACGTCCCGGTGGAATATGCGCGTAGATAAAGAATTCGCGCAACAGTGGCTCAATGGGACGACCGTACGCATTGGCTATCTGGAAGACGTGCCGCGGTACAAGGTGCTCGTGGATGGGATTCGGGAAAGCTGCGCCCAGGCTGGCGTGACCGTCGAACCAGTGCCGCTGAAGGCGGATGACTATGGCGTATTCGGGGCTGACTACGACGTCTTGTTGGATACTCGCCCGTCGTTTGGGCGTAACTCCGTGACGAATGCCAATGGTCTTTCCAGCGTGGGCGCAGTGCGCAAGGTGGAATTGGCGTTGCAGTCCGAAATGATGACCATCTCCCTGACGTCGGAACCCCGCATGACCGCGGTCGAAGCGCACGTGGCGAACGTGAGCGACAACGCTGGCGACGCCGGGCTGAGCTGGAACATGGATCGCTGGCGGGAGATGCCCGAACCGGTAAACAAGCCCGTCGACACCTCCTCTTTACCCGCGGATAACCCTGACGCGGTCTAA
- the secF gene encoding protein translocase subunit SecF, with protein MKEPGFLEKMYNGEGGFRIVQNRKRWFAVLIALLTICLGSILLRGFTLGIDFEGGTRISMPPTNGADETSVSRVFEDATGVAPQSTQIVGSGEARQIEVTSERLGEEQIREARSALFDEFKPTDANGEVSEAAVNDSTVSESWGSSITERMLLALGVFLLVVFLYITIRLERDMAFAAIICLLIDLTVVAGIYSLVGFEVSPATVIGLLTILSFSLYDTVVVFDKVKENTAGLFNSTRATFEEQVNLAVNQTIMRSINTTVFSAVPIIALLVVAVGIMGVGTLKDLALVQFIGVIAGTFSSIFFAAPLLVVFKNRSQKYRAHDARVRKAREAVSEPEAVSANAQGMDAQPAEESSAVVDENTAKEKGRKVSSPNAYLPGVGEDSSRSWRPGM; from the coding sequence ATGAAGGAACCTGGCTTCCTCGAAAAGATGTACAACGGCGAGGGCGGTTTCCGCATCGTCCAGAACCGTAAGCGTTGGTTCGCGGTCCTCATTGCGCTGCTGACCATCTGCCTCGGGTCTATTCTTCTGCGTGGCTTCACCTTGGGCATCGATTTTGAAGGCGGCACCAGAATCTCCATGCCACCGACGAATGGCGCCGATGAGACCTCGGTCTCCCGAGTGTTTGAAGATGCAACGGGAGTAGCTCCTCAATCCACACAGATCGTCGGCTCCGGCGAGGCTCGGCAAATTGAGGTGACATCGGAACGGCTCGGGGAGGAACAAATTCGCGAGGCGCGCAGCGCCCTGTTCGATGAGTTCAAACCAACCGACGCCAATGGAGAAGTGTCAGAGGCCGCGGTGAATGACTCTACGGTGTCCGAATCCTGGGGATCGTCGATCACTGAACGCATGTTGCTCGCCCTCGGTGTCTTCCTGCTCGTGGTGTTCCTGTACATCACGATTCGACTTGAACGGGACATGGCATTCGCAGCCATCATCTGCCTCCTGATCGACCTGACGGTCGTTGCAGGCATCTACTCGTTGGTCGGATTCGAGGTATCACCGGCTACCGTGATCGGTTTGTTGACGATTCTTTCCTTCTCCCTCTACGACACTGTGGTTGTTTTCGACAAGGTGAAGGAAAACACCGCAGGACTGTTCAATTCCACACGTGCAACCTTCGAGGAACAGGTCAACCTTGCGGTCAACCAAACCATTATGAGGTCCATAAACACCACTGTCTTCTCGGCGGTACCAATCATCGCACTGCTGGTGGTCGCTGTTGGCATCATGGGTGTCGGAACCTTGAAGGATCTTGCACTCGTTCAATTCATCGGTGTCATCGCCGGTACCTTCAGTTCCATCTTCTTCGCAGCACCGCTGCTCGTGGTATTCAAAAACCGCTCCCAGAAATACCGAGCGCACGATGCACGGGTCCGTAAAGCTCGCGAAGCAGTATCTGAGCCGGAAGCCGTTAGCGCCAACGCTCAAGGAATGGATGCACAGCCCGCTGAGGAAAGCTCTGCCGTCGTCGATGAGAACACCGCTAAGGAAAAGGGCCGCAAGGTCAGCAGCCCGAATGCTTATCTACCAGGTGTGGGGGAAGACAGCAGTCGATCCTGGCGCCCAGGCATGTAG